A portion of the Neorhodopirellula lusitana genome contains these proteins:
- the queF gene encoding preQ(1) synthase yields the protein MSNTNESDFRDILEVFENPAPHRDFTIEHNCPEFTSVCPKTGQPDYGTIVFTYVPDEVCVELKSLKMYLQRFRNEGIFYEAITNRILDDFVAVVKPRKLRVESRWTPRGGLNSNITIEYP from the coding sequence GTGAGTAACACCAACGAGTCCGACTTCCGCGATATCTTAGAAGTCTTTGAAAACCCCGCCCCCCACCGCGACTTCACGATCGAGCACAATTGCCCCGAGTTTACTTCGGTTTGTCCAAAAACTGGCCAGCCGGACTACGGGACCATCGTTTTTACTTACGTTCCCGACGAAGTATGTGTGGAGCTGAAGAGTCTTAAAATGTACTTGCAGCGATTCCGCAACGAAGGAATTTTCTACGAGGCGATCACGAACCGGATTCTGGACGACTTCGTCGCTGTCGTAAAGCCTCGTAAATTGCGAGTCGAAAGCCGCTGGACGCCACGTGGTGGTCTGAACAGCAACATCACCATCGAATACCCGTAA
- a CDS encoding NAD(P)/FAD-dependent oxidoreductase yields MNQVPQHPVVIVGAGLAGLACAKRLSQNGVACTILEATDRVGGRVRTDHISGFTLDHGFQVLLTAYPACRELLDYEALNLQPFEPGALIRQNGEFRTLSDPWRRPSKTLATVTNPVGSLKDKLGIAKLRHTSKSGTLDELYHRDHSETLARLQRDGFSEKIINEFFRPFLSGVFLDETLSTSSRMLEFVFRMFAGGDIAVPAGGMADIPRQLADTLPRGTLRFQTSVQSIAQSTDATALHRVIATSRDSTNRDDAGDNQATQEFQCEHLVIATPSDGAARLLNRPDMKTEWSGTTNLYFASPQPLSSPALLMLRGDEPGPIQSATVLSNIAPAYAPKGRSLISVSVDSQDDPADGIEDEALTARVRKQLAQWFGPTAEHWELIRTYRVPYGLPKRDLDEVERDVQAASPGNGLYVIGDHRETPSIQGAMNSGLRAADAILAAKPAPLSTSH; encoded by the coding sequence ATGAACCAGGTTCCACAACATCCCGTTGTCATCGTCGGTGCCGGGCTGGCTGGATTGGCCTGCGCAAAACGACTTAGCCAAAACGGCGTCGCTTGCACGATCCTGGAGGCCACCGACCGCGTTGGCGGACGCGTTCGCACCGACCACATCAGCGGGTTCACGTTAGACCATGGCTTCCAAGTCCTACTGACTGCCTACCCGGCCTGCCGCGAACTACTGGACTACGAAGCACTCAACCTGCAACCGTTCGAACCGGGAGCCCTCATCCGCCAGAACGGAGAATTCCGAACACTCAGCGATCCCTGGCGGCGCCCCTCCAAAACTCTCGCAACGGTCACCAATCCGGTTGGCTCGCTCAAAGACAAACTCGGCATCGCGAAACTACGACACACCAGCAAGTCCGGAACACTCGATGAACTCTACCATCGAGACCACAGCGAAACACTCGCTCGTCTGCAACGGGACGGCTTCAGTGAAAAGATCATCAATGAATTCTTCCGTCCGTTCCTTAGCGGCGTATTTCTTGACGAAACGCTTTCCACTTCCAGCCGAATGCTGGAATTCGTTTTCCGAATGTTTGCTGGGGGCGACATCGCAGTTCCTGCGGGCGGCATGGCCGACATCCCTCGCCAACTCGCTGACACCCTGCCTCGCGGCACGCTGCGGTTCCAGACATCCGTTCAATCGATTGCCCAGTCGACCGACGCGACTGCCCTGCATCGCGTGATCGCCACCAGCCGAGACAGCACAAACCGCGATGATGCGGGCGACAATCAGGCAACTCAAGAGTTCCAGTGCGAGCACCTGGTCATCGCCACCCCCAGTGACGGAGCGGCCAGACTTCTCAATCGCCCAGATATGAAAACCGAGTGGTCCGGTACGACGAATCTCTACTTCGCATCGCCGCAACCACTTAGCTCACCTGCCCTCCTTATGCTTCGCGGGGATGAGCCGGGACCGATCCAATCCGCCACGGTGCTAAGCAACATTGCCCCCGCTTACGCCCCCAAAGGCCGATCCCTGATCTCGGTTAGCGTCGATTCGCAAGATGACCCCGCCGACGGAATCGAAGACGAAGCGTTGACCGCTCGTGTGCGAAAACAGCTCGCCCAATGGTTCGGACCCACTGCGGAACACTGGGAACTGATCCGCACCTACCGAGTGCCTTACGGGCTACCGAAGCGAGACCTGGACGAAGTCGAAAGAGACGTTCAGGCCGCCAGCCCGGGCAATGGACTCTACGTCATCGGCGACCATCGCGAGACGCCCAGCATTCAGGGTGCGATGAACAGCGGTCTTCGCGCGGCAGACGCAATCCTGGCGGCCAAACCGGCCCCACTCTCCACATCACACTGA
- a CDS encoding PDZ domain-containing protein, translating into MTFVDKNRNRIQPFSLTRTSLAQYLVLTLVVLTCCQTTASAQDDSPIPEWLQQRLVDRVLHRRDSNAMMRLMNPIAEKAEASVVEVISGGRPVALGTVVSLNSSSDQLNTTTAPSSDPSVVQDAYIVTKRSELSGDPIRIRLADGRLIPARVAAVRRRSDLALLVAQVDQATKVRSLQPVHFDRYVPLIGSFLISPDRTGRVIGLGVVGAAPRKVSHKGRLGIELERISQTGARVRNIIPDSGADEAGLERGDRIIAIDGRNQNDVRQVVSTLNGMFPGEVVQLTIERDGSTVDIPARMGELAVMQESENDARVNGARNIRLSGFEQAIQHDMVLNPEQCGGPVLDTEGRVIGLNIARAGRVVSYALPASLVASEVSSMIAEAGGK; encoded by the coding sequence ATGACATTCGTTGATAAGAATCGCAATCGCATCCAACCGTTCTCGCTGACGCGGACATCCTTAGCACAATACCTTGTGCTGACATTGGTTGTATTGACGTGTTGCCAAACAACGGCTTCGGCACAGGACGACTCGCCGATTCCAGAGTGGTTGCAACAACGGTTGGTCGATCGCGTTCTGCATCGCCGCGATAGCAACGCGATGATGCGGTTGATGAATCCAATCGCTGAAAAAGCGGAGGCCAGTGTCGTCGAAGTCATCAGCGGTGGACGCCCGGTGGCATTGGGAACCGTGGTCTCGCTTAATTCGTCCAGCGATCAACTCAACACGACAACCGCTCCGTCATCCGACCCTTCAGTGGTGCAGGATGCCTACATCGTCACCAAACGTAGCGAGCTTTCCGGCGATCCCATCCGCATCCGCCTTGCCGACGGCCGACTCATTCCGGCTCGTGTCGCGGCAGTCCGGCGGCGCAGTGACTTAGCGTTGCTGGTCGCGCAGGTCGATCAAGCGACGAAAGTCCGATCGCTGCAACCGGTGCACTTCGATCGCTACGTCCCGCTGATCGGTAGCTTCTTAATCAGCCCCGATCGGACCGGCCGCGTGATCGGTTTAGGCGTTGTTGGTGCGGCGCCCCGCAAGGTATCCCACAAAGGACGTTTGGGTATTGAACTCGAACGTATCAGCCAAACCGGGGCCCGTGTACGTAACATCATTCCGGACAGCGGTGCCGACGAAGCCGGTTTGGAACGCGGCGACCGAATCATTGCGATCGACGGACGCAATCAAAACGATGTGCGTCAAGTCGTTAGCACGCTCAATGGAATGTTCCCTGGCGAAGTGGTTCAACTGACCATTGAACGCGATGGCAGTACCGTCGACATTCCCGCTCGAATGGGCGAACTCGCCGTGATGCAGGAGTCTGAAAATGATGCCCGCGTTAACGGCGCACGCAACATTCGCTTGTCGGGTTTCGAGCAAGCGATCCAGCACGATATGGTACTGAATCCAGAACAGTGCGGCGGGCCAGTTCTCGATACCGAGGGCCGCGTCATTGGGCTCAACATCGCCCGCGCCGGACGCGTCGTCAGTTACGCGTTACCAGCTTCGTTGGTCGCATCCGAAGTCTCTAGCATGATCGCCGAAGCAGGCGGAAAGTAA
- a CDS encoding S1C family serine protease: MDRPLRLMALLAVAFGVFSTSLWKTTSDAVAQGTVFPGQVIQGQVIPSQGVQGQVIQGQVIPGQVIQAQPVPQARNGGVIISGSRPLPSTSPNTTQQNPLGNRLGDAGQSPAQVDRVRRVPKGDTWVEPPPALQSLLKQGGVPDSLVTLRLLQRQQQRIADRAASCTVSVQIGPAQGCGVIITPTGYVLTAAHVAMRPGKSAVLTLSDGRTVTATTRGMNRNVDAGLMKIDSNQNSGKPWPHATLGSSTDLKPGMWCIATGHPGGYDRGRGMVTRVGRILDVRPGSLVTDCALIGGDSGGPLFDLSGRLIAVHSRIGNDVADNLHVPINHYDDSWSRMDQGESWGFLPGFKPALGVRGNSSDVKASVKEVTAGSPAEEAGIEPGDVVERFGDIQITGFESLKKAVSDTMPGERVKVWVRRQGNLVQVVVEIGRANDIR; the protein is encoded by the coding sequence ATGGACCGCCCACTCCGGCTTATGGCTCTTTTGGCCGTCGCGTTCGGCGTTTTTTCCACTTCCCTCTGGAAAACAACCTCCGATGCCGTCGCTCAAGGGACTGTCTTTCCGGGTCAAGTGATTCAAGGTCAAGTCATCCCTAGCCAAGGAGTCCAGGGGCAAGTCATTCAGGGGCAGGTGATTCCGGGCCAAGTCATCCAAGCCCAGCCCGTTCCCCAGGCTCGTAACGGCGGAGTCATCATTTCTGGCTCCCGGCCGCTTCCCAGCACGTCGCCCAACACCACTCAACAAAACCCTCTGGGTAATCGGCTCGGCGACGCTGGCCAATCGCCCGCCCAGGTCGATCGGGTTCGGCGCGTGCCCAAAGGAGACACCTGGGTCGAACCGCCACCCGCATTGCAAAGTCTGCTGAAGCAAGGCGGCGTGCCGGATTCATTGGTGACACTGCGACTTTTGCAGCGGCAACAGCAACGGATCGCTGACCGTGCCGCCTCATGCACCGTCAGCGTTCAAATCGGACCGGCACAAGGCTGTGGAGTCATCATCACTCCGACCGGCTACGTGTTGACCGCTGCCCACGTGGCGATGCGGCCAGGCAAATCCGCCGTCCTAACGCTGTCCGATGGCCGAACCGTCACGGCGACGACGCGAGGCATGAACCGGAACGTCGACGCGGGACTAATGAAAATTGATTCCAACCAAAACAGCGGCAAACCTTGGCCACACGCCACGCTCGGTTCCAGCACCGATTTGAAACCGGGCATGTGGTGCATCGCTACCGGCCACCCCGGTGGCTACGACCGCGGCCGTGGAATGGTGACTCGTGTGGGCCGCATTCTGGATGTTCGCCCAGGTTCGCTGGTCACCGATTGCGCGTTGATCGGTGGCGATTCCGGTGGTCCCCTGTTTGATTTATCTGGCCGTTTGATCGCCGTGCACAGTCGTATCGGGAACGATGTGGCTGACAATTTGCACGTACCGATTAACCATTACGACGACTCTTGGAGCCGAATGGACCAGGGCGAATCGTGGGGATTCTTGCCGGGATTCAAACCCGCCCTGGGTGTTCGCGGCAACAGCTCCGATGTGAAAGCGTCCGTGAAAGAAGTCACGGCGGGTTCGCCTGCTGAAGAGGCGGGTATCGAACCGGGCGATGTCGTCGAACGGTTTGGTGACATTCAGATTACAGGATTCGAATCGCTCAAGAAGGCGGTGTCCGACACCATGCCTGGCGAGCGAGTCAAAGTGTGGGTTCGCCGTCAGGGCAACTTGGTTCAGGTCGTTGTAGAGATTGGAAGAGCCAATGACATTCGTTGA
- a CDS encoding NIPSNAP family protein encodes MMCPVADARVCGDRHLSRLGRYADAPSRWIMLVGSMGPYRSILLLESPFMFVRLGWSMLASFVLAGLLMTPPTVSYGEDETSVTDDGAGTQFYEVRTYVLGEDGDAEAVDAYLQDALIPALQRQGIGPVGAFAPSASDTNKLNSIFVVLPYDQLGQLETSRQALANDAAYQAAAAEYLGRSHDNPPYQRIHSELLSSIACWPKAKVPAGLLSNSDRVYELRLYESATERIADTKIEMFNSGEVPIFLDCDITPIFMGRCVAGAHMPSMTYLTSYENEAARLASWKAFVKHPDWKVLKVVPKYDGTVSRIDKFVLQPKPYSQM; translated from the coding sequence ATGATGTGCCCGGTCGCGGACGCTCGCGTTTGTGGGGATCGCCACCTAAGCCGCTTGGGTCGCTATGCTGATGCCCCCTCTCGATGGATCATGCTGGTTGGCAGCATGGGTCCGTACCGCTCCATTTTGCTGTTGGAAAGCCCGTTCATGTTTGTACGTCTTGGTTGGTCGATGTTGGCATCTTTCGTCTTGGCAGGTCTGCTAATGACGCCCCCCACGGTGTCGTATGGTGAGGACGAAACGTCGGTAACCGATGACGGAGCCGGAACCCAGTTTTACGAAGTACGCACTTACGTGTTGGGTGAGGATGGCGATGCTGAGGCGGTCGACGCGTATTTGCAAGATGCGTTGATCCCGGCACTACAGCGGCAGGGAATTGGTCCAGTCGGTGCGTTTGCACCGAGTGCGTCGGACACCAACAAGTTGAACTCGATTTTCGTTGTGCTGCCTTACGATCAACTCGGGCAATTGGAAACCTCTCGCCAAGCGTTAGCTAATGATGCGGCTTACCAAGCGGCCGCAGCGGAATACCTGGGGCGTTCGCACGACAATCCTCCGTATCAACGCATTCACAGCGAATTGTTGTCCTCGATCGCGTGTTGGCCGAAGGCGAAAGTGCCTGCGGGGCTGCTTTCGAACTCGGATCGGGTTTACGAACTACGGCTTTACGAGAGTGCGACCGAGCGGATCGCGGATACCAAAATCGAGATGTTCAACAGCGGCGAAGTGCCCATCTTCTTGGATTGCGACATCACGCCGATCTTCATGGGACGTTGTGTGGCGGGGGCTCACATGCCCAGCATGACTTACTTGACTTCGTACGAAAACGAAGCGGCTCGATTGGCATCCTGGAAAGCTTTTGTGAAACATCCGGATTGGAAGGTCTTGAAAGTGGTGCCGAAGTACGACGGTACGGTTTCCCGAATCGACAAATTCGTTCTTCAGCCGAAGCCATACTCACAAATGTAG
- a CDS encoding cold-shock protein, which produces MAEGTIKRVTDKGFGFIDTGSDKDLFFHSSNLVGVQFDDLREGQRVTYTEGRGPKGPCAENVAPA; this is translated from the coding sequence ATGGCAGAAGGCACGATCAAACGAGTTACCGACAAGGGATTCGGATTCATCGACACAGGTAGCGACAAGGACCTTTTCTTTCACTCGTCAAACCTCGTAGGCGTCCAATTCGACGACCTTCGCGAAGGCCAACGAGTGACTTACACTGAAGGTCGTGGTCCCAAGGGTCCCTGTGCTGAGAACGTCGCACCGGCGTAA
- the mutS gene encoding DNA mismatch repair protein MutS produces the protein MTPMMRQYHEAKEACGDALLFFRMGDFYELFLDDAKVAAGILGLTLTSRDKDSANPTAMAGFPHHQLDQYLQKLIKAGYRAAVCEQVEDPKQAKGLVRREVTRVVSAGTLTDDGLLDPREPNYLAAVFAVTPKSKGKKSAATPAEIQVGIAWAELSSGRFEAGVFPKSRVEDELARISPAEVLYCEDDPQTHPDLTMPWSWTSRPGWSFALDASEKALCKQLAVKGLEGLGFEEGSAPAIRAAGGVLAYLQDTQRGSLDHFRTLMCHNRSPVLQIDAATRRSLEINRTMRTGSREGALLGVVDRAVTPGGSRMLADYLAAPLVAPDAIAYRADAVSELVGNHMLRADVRKILTDTYDLTRLLARIATGRTGPRDLRQIAVTLGGLPTLKARLTDRVSDCLVEIESRLHLCPELRTSLENALNDDCPLSAAEGNFVRPGFDSELDALRELAKGGKQWIAEYQQRQMDETGISNLKVGYNRVFGYFLEVSNAQKDKIPADFIRKQTLKNCERYITPELKEYEEKVLSADEKASTREQIIFADLRQMTHDHLAVLQEVATSIARVDVLAALAEVAAQHHWTRPRMADDSVVRIEGGRHPVLDVSMKQGEFVPNDCVLSPETGMIHLITGPNMAGKSTYIRQVALITLLGQVGSFVPAESAEIGIADRIFARVGASDELSRGQSTFMVEMVETARILNTATSRSLVILDEIGRGTSTYDGLSLAWAITEHLHEQIGCRTLFATHYHELAALQETLPRVANMSVAVKEWQDEVVFLHRIVSGSADKSYGIQVARLAGIPPQVNARAKEVLAQLEADHRDNLDRPTIAPPNGNREGDKYQLTLFGYADHPLIQQISNVDLDSMTPMEALQFLQKAKQGLAPSIQSPQHTS, from the coding sequence ATGACACCTATGATGCGACAATACCACGAGGCGAAAGAGGCATGCGGCGACGCATTGTTGTTCTTTCGCATGGGCGATTTCTATGAACTGTTCTTGGACGATGCCAAGGTTGCGGCGGGGATACTCGGCCTGACCTTAACGAGTCGTGACAAGGACAGTGCGAATCCGACCGCGATGGCCGGTTTTCCGCACCATCAGCTCGACCAGTATCTGCAAAAGCTAATCAAGGCTGGCTATCGAGCTGCGGTTTGCGAGCAGGTCGAGGACCCCAAACAGGCCAAGGGGCTAGTACGCCGCGAGGTGACTCGGGTCGTCAGTGCTGGCACGTTGACCGATGACGGGTTGCTGGATCCGCGAGAGCCCAATTACTTGGCGGCTGTGTTTGCGGTCACGCCGAAATCCAAAGGCAAGAAATCCGCGGCCACACCGGCCGAAATTCAGGTCGGGATCGCTTGGGCGGAATTGTCGAGCGGTCGTTTTGAAGCGGGCGTTTTTCCAAAGAGCCGTGTCGAAGACGAATTGGCTCGGATCAGCCCCGCGGAGGTGCTGTACTGCGAAGACGACCCACAGACTCATCCGGATTTAACGATGCCGTGGTCTTGGACATCGCGTCCAGGCTGGAGTTTTGCACTGGACGCCTCTGAGAAGGCCTTGTGCAAACAACTGGCGGTGAAAGGACTGGAAGGTCTTGGTTTTGAAGAAGGATCCGCGCCGGCGATTCGAGCTGCCGGTGGGGTGCTTGCTTATCTGCAAGACACACAACGTGGATCGTTGGATCACTTTCGGACTTTGATGTGTCACAACCGCAGTCCTGTCTTGCAGATTGATGCGGCGACGCGGCGAAGCTTGGAAATCAATCGGACGATGCGAACTGGCAGCCGCGAGGGCGCGTTGTTGGGCGTGGTCGATCGCGCCGTAACGCCGGGTGGTTCACGGATGTTGGCTGATTATTTGGCGGCACCATTAGTTGCGCCGGATGCGATTGCTTATCGAGCGGATGCTGTATCGGAGTTAGTTGGCAATCACATGCTTCGCGCCGATGTTCGCAAAATCCTGACGGACACGTATGACTTGACGCGACTGCTGGCTCGGATCGCAACTGGGCGTACCGGACCACGTGACCTGCGTCAGATTGCGGTGACGTTGGGCGGTTTGCCAACGTTGAAGGCGAGGCTGACTGATCGGGTAAGCGATTGCCTGGTGGAGATTGAATCGCGATTGCACCTTTGTCCTGAGTTGCGCACCAGTCTGGAAAACGCGTTGAATGACGACTGCCCACTTTCGGCAGCAGAAGGCAACTTCGTTCGCCCCGGTTTTGATAGTGAACTGGACGCACTGCGAGAGCTTGCCAAGGGCGGGAAGCAATGGATCGCCGAGTATCAGCAACGCCAGATGGATGAGACGGGCATCTCGAATTTGAAGGTTGGTTACAACCGAGTGTTCGGTTACTTCTTGGAAGTTTCCAACGCTCAGAAAGACAAGATTCCCGCTGATTTCATTCGCAAACAGACACTGAAGAATTGCGAACGGTACATCACTCCGGAATTGAAGGAGTACGAAGAGAAGGTTCTGTCGGCGGATGAAAAGGCGTCGACTCGCGAGCAGATTATTTTCGCTGACTTGCGGCAGATGACCCATGACCATCTCGCAGTGCTTCAGGAAGTCGCGACGTCAATCGCGCGTGTTGATGTGTTGGCGGCGCTCGCAGAGGTGGCGGCTCAGCATCACTGGACGCGGCCGCGGATGGCGGATGATAGCGTCGTTCGGATTGAAGGCGGTCGGCACCCGGTTCTCGACGTGTCGATGAAGCAGGGCGAGTTTGTGCCTAACGATTGTGTGTTGAGCCCGGAAACGGGAATGATTCACTTGATCACGGGGCCAAACATGGCGGGTAAGAGCACCTACATTCGTCAGGTGGCGTTAATCACGTTGCTGGGACAGGTCGGTAGTTTCGTGCCCGCGGAATCGGCTGAGATTGGAATCGCGGATCGGATCTTTGCTCGCGTCGGTGCCAGTGACGAGTTGTCACGCGGCCAGAGTACGTTCATGGTCGAAATGGTGGAGACCGCTCGGATTTTGAACACGGCGACGTCCCGAAGTCTGGTGATTCTGGATGAGATCGGCCGCGGAACCAGCACGTATGATGGGTTGTCTTTGGCGTGGGCGATCACCGAGCACCTGCATGAACAGATCGGTTGTCGGACTTTGTTCGCGACGCACTACCACGAGTTGGCAGCGCTACAAGAAACGCTTCCACGCGTTGCCAATATGAGCGTCGCGGTGAAGGAGTGGCAGGACGAAGTCGTGTTCCTGCACCGGATTGTCAGTGGCAGTGCCGACAAAAGTTACGGGATTCAAGTGGCACGCTTGGCGGGGATTCCTCCGCAGGTCAACGCACGGGCCAAAGAAGTGCTTGCGCAATTGGAAGCCGATCACCGCGACAACCTCGACCGGCCAACCATCGCGCCGCCGAATGGGAATCGTGAGGGTGACAAGTATCAACTGACGCTATTCGGCTACGCCGATCACCCGCTGATTCAACAAATCAGCAACGTTGATTTGGATTCGATGACGCCGATGGAAGCGTTGCAGTTTCTGCAGAAAGCCAAGCAAGGGCTAGCTCCCAGTATCCAGTCACCGCAACACACTTCGTAG
- a CDS encoding DUF2760 domain-containing protein → MRIGLAFRAFFKAMFDAQAAERMALALDGQSPAPAITQSATEPTAEKPAAPAPAKPTGQNPAITLLATLQRDARLIDLIHENLDQYQDAQVGAAARPCLKQCRQSLDRMLKITRLVDAAENDSIEVPGDTSPARYRWIGEGASSQATNAKLVHAGWQATTTDLPKWSGATADENVIAPAQITL, encoded by the coding sequence ATGAGAATCGGTCTAGCATTTCGAGCGTTCTTCAAAGCGATGTTTGATGCCCAAGCGGCTGAGCGAATGGCGTTGGCCCTGGACGGCCAATCACCAGCCCCAGCAATCACTCAATCGGCTACCGAACCCACCGCCGAAAAACCTGCGGCTCCTGCTCCGGCAAAACCAACCGGCCAGAACCCAGCCATCACGCTGCTCGCAACTCTGCAACGAGATGCCCGGCTAATCGATCTGATTCACGAGAACCTGGATCAATACCAGGACGCTCAAGTCGGCGCGGCGGCCCGGCCTTGCCTGAAACAATGCCGGCAATCACTCGATCGAATGCTCAAGATCACCCGACTGGTCGACGCCGCCGAGAACGATTCCATCGAGGTCCCCGGTGACACCTCGCCAGCTCGATATCGCTGGATCGGCGAAGGCGCGTCTTCACAGGCAACCAACGCCAAACTCGTCCACGCTGGCTGGCAAGCCACCACCACCGACCTGCCCAAATGGTCCGGTGCCACGGCGGACGAAAACGTGATCGCCCCGGCTCAAATCACGCTCTAG
- a CDS encoding DUF2752 domain-containing protein — translation MIGPSNLRPSTIRFLSIGVAFSLAIPLIVARSLAPSPDGLGTHQQLGLPPCSMRVLFGMRCPACGMTTSWSHLTRGDLLASIQANAGGAALGILALVVVVVATKAAWTGAWPKLGISRAIGIGIIASGAVTVADWAARLLG, via the coding sequence ATGATTGGGCCCAGCAACCTTCGGCCCAGCACGATTCGCTTCCTAAGCATCGGGGTGGCCTTTTCCCTGGCGATTCCCCTGATCGTCGCCCGCAGCCTCGCCCCTAGTCCAGACGGGCTGGGCACCCACCAACAACTGGGACTGCCCCCGTGTTCCATGCGGGTGCTATTTGGGATGCGATGCCCCGCATGTGGAATGACTACCTCGTGGAGCCACCTCACTCGCGGGGACCTCCTGGCCAGCATCCAGGCCAACGCTGGCGGCGCCGCCCTCGGGATCCTGGCTCTGGTTGTCGTCGTCGTGGCGACCAAAGCAGCCTGGACCGGAGCGTGGCCGAAACTCGGCATTTCTCGAGCAATTGGGATTGGAATTATCGCGTCGGGTGCGGTGACGGTGGCCGACTGGGCAGCCCGGCTGCTGGGATAA
- a CDS encoding 7-carboxy-7-deazaguanine synthase QueE, with product MISRGDVVVPSQQVKKSQPTGKTWLASKKVTSVTAPTTLRIAETFASRQGEGALTGVPSFFIRTSGCNLRCWFCDTPYASWKPEGERLTTDELIEQVRSASIPDLDEPIRHVVLTGGEPLIAAGITELSDRLRAEGYHITIETAGTVDIEIDCDLLSLSPKLRASGPNAVDHPAWAKTHEKRRLPIQVMQKLMARSAAYQVKFVVDSAEEFEEIESVVQALGVQPEDVWIMPQGVTVEQLDAARHWLTDWCEERSFVYCDRMQIRWYGNRRGT from the coding sequence TTGATCAGTCGTGGTGATGTTGTTGTACCCAGCCAGCAAGTCAAGAAAAGCCAGCCAACGGGTAAAACGTGGCTCGCATCCAAAAAAGTGACCTCGGTCACGGCCCCCACCACGCTGCGCATTGCCGAAACCTTCGCGAGTCGACAAGGCGAGGGAGCCCTGACCGGCGTCCCCAGTTTCTTCATCCGGACCAGCGGTTGTAATCTGCGGTGCTGGTTCTGTGATACACCCTACGCATCCTGGAAGCCCGAAGGGGAGCGATTGACGACGGATGAGCTGATCGAACAGGTCCGCTCGGCCAGCATCCCCGATCTGGACGAGCCGATCCGCCACGTGGTTTTGACCGGTGGCGAACCGCTTATCGCCGCTGGAATCACCGAACTGTCCGACCGCTTACGTGCGGAGGGATACCACATCACGATCGAAACCGCGGGCACGGTCGACATCGAAATCGACTGCGATCTACTCTCGCTCAGCCCGAAACTGCGGGCCAGTGGGCCCAACGCTGTCGACCACCCGGCCTGGGCCAAAACCCACGAAAAGCGCCGATTGCCCATCCAAGTCATGCAAAAGCTGATGGCTCGGTCGGCAGCCTACCAAGTCAAGTTTGTCGTCGACTCAGCTGAGGAATTCGAAGAAATCGAGTCCGTGGTACAGGCCTTGGGTGTGCAGCCCGAAGACGTTTGGATCATGCCCCAAGGCGTCACGGTTGAGCAACTCGACGCCGCTCGCCACTGGTTGACCGATTGGTGCGAGGAGCGATCGTTCGTGTACTGCGACCGGATGCAAATCCGCTGGTACGGCAACCGACGCGGGACATGA